The Solea senegalensis isolate Sse05_10M unplaced genomic scaffold, IFAPA_SoseM_1 scf7180000013153, whole genome shotgun sequence genome includes a window with the following:
- the LOC122760176 gene encoding olfactory marker protein-like yields the protein MSTVLELSFRPDTQLTEVMRLRVQSLQQRGQKRQDGEHLLRPNEAVYRLDFSKQSLRFSQWTVQLPQPGRITITATSQLWTPDLTHLMTRQLLEPAGVFWKSKDDTSDAPIQCYEADAHEFGERVAELAKVRKVMYFLFAFAEGCSPETVDCSITFTVDS from the coding sequence ATGTCCACAGTGCTGGAGCTGTCGTTCCGTCCAGACACTCAGCTGACGGAGGTCATGCGCCTGCGGGTTCAGTCTCTGCAGCAGCGTGGACAGAAGAGGCAGGACGGTGAGCACCTGCTGCGTCCCAACGAGGCCGTGTACCGACTGGACTTCTCCAAACAGTCCCTCCGATTTTCACAGTGGACGGTGCAGCTGCCGCAGCCCGGACGCATCACCATCACCGCCACCTCACAGCTCTGGACGCCGGACCTCACTCACCTGATGACGCGTCAGCTGCTGGAGCCCGCCGGGGTTTTCTGGAAGTCAAAAGACGACACCAGCGACGCGCCCATCCAGTGCTACGAGGCTGACGCGCACGAGTTTGGCGAGAGGGTCGCTGAACTGGCTAAGGTAAGGAAAGTGATGTACTTCCTGTTTGCGTTTGCCGAAGGCTGCAGCCCCGAGACCGTTGACTGCTCCATCACCTTCACAGTGGACAGCTGA
- the LOC122760175 gene encoding calpain-5-like isoform X3, with protein MFTSVKAFEGQQYSTLKRQCLQSGLLFEDPRFPATDDSLFYQGNRIGRVVWKRPRELCEDPHLFVDGISAHDLHQGQLGNCWFVAACSSLASRESLWQKVIPDWKEQEWDTEKPDSYAGIFHFRFWRFGEWVDVVIDDRLPTVDNQLVYCHSNDSNEFWSALVEKAYAKVYGCYEALDGGNTADALVDFTGGVSEPVDLLEGQMATDEAARNQLFERVLKVHNRDGLISCSIRATTIEDMEARLDCGLVKGHAYAVTDVRKVRLGHGLLAFFKSEKLHMIRMRNPWGEKEWSGPWSDSSEEWNKVSKSEREKLGVTVQDDGEFWMTFDDFCQYFTDLILCRLINTSYLSIHKTWEEEVMRGSWVHRQDPLRNRSGGCINHKATFLQNPQYVFDVKKVEDEVLICLQQKEKRATPKEGKGENLAIGFDIHRWHFLILQVELNRKYRMHSAQQKVAGSIYINSRCVFLRKELKEGRYVIIPTTFDPAQQGDFLLRVFTDVPSDCKELTLDEPPQTCWTGMCGYPQLVTQVHVLNAEGLQGQDSNGAVNPYVIITCEGERVRSPVHKDMRCPNFDIKGLFYRKKPKEGIHIEAPPPC; from the exons ATGTTCACGTCAGTGAAGGCCTTCGAGGGGCAGCAGTACTCCACCCTGAAGAGGCAGTGCTTGCAGAGTGGCCTCCTCTTTGAGGACCCCCGTTTCCCCGCTACTGACGACTCGCTGTTCTACCAGGGCAACAGGATTGGACGCGTGGTGTGGAAGAGACCTCGG GAGCTGTGTGAGGACCCTCACCTATTTGTCGATGGCATCAGTGCGCACGATTTGCACCAGGGACAGCTAGGTAACTGCTGGTTCGTGGCGGCGTGTTCCAGTTTGgcctccagagagtcactgtgGCAAAaa GTCATTCCAGACTGGAAGGAGCAGGAGTGGGATACGGAGAAGCCAGACTCGTACGCAGGGATTTTCCACTTCCGCTTCTGGCGCTTTGGTGAGTGGGTGGATGTGGTGATTGACGACCGGTTACCAACGGTGGACAACCAGCTGGTGTACTGCCACTCCAACGACAGCAATGAGTTCTGGAGTGCCCTGGTGGAGAAGGCCTACGCCAA GGTTTACGGCTGCTACGAGGCTCTGGACGGAGGGAACACGGCCGACGCACTGGTCGACTTCACTGGCGGTGTCTCGGAGCCTGTGGACCTGCTGGAGGGTCAGATGGCCACGGATGAAGCCGCCCGCAACCAACTTTTTGAACGAGTTCTCAAAGTACACAACAGAGATGGACTCATCAGCTGCTCCATCAGG GCGACGACAATAGAGGACATGGAGGCTCGGCTGGACTGTGGCCTGGTGAAAGGCCACGCTTATGCCGTAACGGACGTACGGAAAGTGAGGCTAGGTCACGGACTGCTGGCCTTTTTCAAATCAGAGAAGCTGCACATGATCCGCATGCGGAACCCGTGGGGAGAGAAGGAGTGGAGCGGCCCCTGGAGCGACAG TTCGGAGGAGTGGAACAAGGTGAgcaagagcgagagagagaagctggGCGTCACCGTGCAGGACGACGGCGAGTTCTG GATGACGTTTGACGACTTCTGCCAGTACTTCACCGACCTCATCCTGTGTCGCCTCATTAACACTTCCTACCTGAGCATCCACAAAAcctgggaggaggaggtgatgaggGGATCCTGGGTCCACCGGCAGGATCCTCTCCGCAACCGGTCGGGCGGTTGCATCAATCACAAAGCTACCTTCCTGCAGAACCCTCAG TACGTGTTTGATGTGAAGAAGGTGGAGGACGAGGTGCTGATCTgcttgcagcaaaaagaaaagagagccaCACCCAAAGAGGGCAAAGGGGAAAACCTGGCTATAGGCTTTGATATTCACCGG TGGCAttttctcatcttgcaggtggAGCTAAATCGGAAGTACCGTATGCACTCAGCCCAGCAGAAAGTAGCGGGCTCCATCTACATCAACTCGCGCTGCGTCTTCCTCAGGAAGGAGCTGAAGGAGGGCCGCTACGTCATCATCCCCACAACCTTTGACCCGGCGCAGCAGGGCGACTTCCTGCTGCGTGTTTTTACTGATGTGCCTTCAGACTGCAA AGAGCTGACTCTAGACGAGCCTCCTCAGACATGTTGGACAGGGATGTGTGGCTACCCTCAGCTGGTCACTCAGGTCCATGTACTGAACGCTGAGGGTCTGCAGGGACAGGACTCCAACGGAG cTGTCAATCCCTACGTGATCATCACCTGTGAAGGAGAGAGGGTTCGTTCGCCAGTTCATAAGGACATGCGGTGCCCAAACTTCGACATCAAAGGCCTGTTTTATCGCAAGAAACCCAAAGAGGGCATCCACATCGAG GCTCCGCCTCCCTGCTAA
- the LOC122760175 gene encoding calpain-5-like isoform X1, with protein MFTSVKAFEGQQYSTLKRQCLQSGLLFEDPRFPATDDSLFYQGNRIGRVVWKRPRELCEDPHLFVDGISAHDLHQGQLGNCWFVAACSSLASRESLWQKVIPDWKEQEWDTEKPDSYAGIFHFRFWRFGEWVDVVIDDRLPTVDNQLVYCHSNDSNEFWSALVEKAYAKVYGCYEALDGGNTADALVDFTGGVSEPVDLLEGQMATDEAARNQLFERVLKVHNRDGLISCSIRATTIEDMEARLDCGLVKGHAYAVTDVRKVRLGHGLLAFFKSEKLHMIRMRNPWGEKEWSGPWSDSSEEWNKVSKSEREKLGVTVQDDGEFWMTFDDFCQYFTDLILCRLINTSYLSIHKTWEEEVMRGSWVHRQDPLRNRSGGCINHKATFLQNPQYVFDVKKVEDEVLICLQQKEKRATPKEGKGENLAIGFDIHRWHFLILQVELNRKYRMHSAQQKVAGSIYINSRCVFLRKELKEGRYVIIPTTFDPAQQGDFLLRVFTDVPSDCKELTLDEPPQTCWTGMCGYPQLVTQVHVLNAEGLQGQDSNGAVNPYVIITCEGERVRSPVHKDMRCPNFDIKGLFYRKKPKEGIHIEIYNRNMIVDTFLGQVILFSDPNERQEQHTLHLRDKGNRQDNDLPGTLTVRLITSTTLTNI; from the exons ATGTTCACGTCAGTGAAGGCCTTCGAGGGGCAGCAGTACTCCACCCTGAAGAGGCAGTGCTTGCAGAGTGGCCTCCTCTTTGAGGACCCCCGTTTCCCCGCTACTGACGACTCGCTGTTCTACCAGGGCAACAGGATTGGACGCGTGGTGTGGAAGAGACCTCGG GAGCTGTGTGAGGACCCTCACCTATTTGTCGATGGCATCAGTGCGCACGATTTGCACCAGGGACAGCTAGGTAACTGCTGGTTCGTGGCGGCGTGTTCCAGTTTGgcctccagagagtcactgtgGCAAAaa GTCATTCCAGACTGGAAGGAGCAGGAGTGGGATACGGAGAAGCCAGACTCGTACGCAGGGATTTTCCACTTCCGCTTCTGGCGCTTTGGTGAGTGGGTGGATGTGGTGATTGACGACCGGTTACCAACGGTGGACAACCAGCTGGTGTACTGCCACTCCAACGACAGCAATGAGTTCTGGAGTGCCCTGGTGGAGAAGGCCTACGCCAA GGTTTACGGCTGCTACGAGGCTCTGGACGGAGGGAACACGGCCGACGCACTGGTCGACTTCACTGGCGGTGTCTCGGAGCCTGTGGACCTGCTGGAGGGTCAGATGGCCACGGATGAAGCCGCCCGCAACCAACTTTTTGAACGAGTTCTCAAAGTACACAACAGAGATGGACTCATCAGCTGCTCCATCAGG GCGACGACAATAGAGGACATGGAGGCTCGGCTGGACTGTGGCCTGGTGAAAGGCCACGCTTATGCCGTAACGGACGTACGGAAAGTGAGGCTAGGTCACGGACTGCTGGCCTTTTTCAAATCAGAGAAGCTGCACATGATCCGCATGCGGAACCCGTGGGGAGAGAAGGAGTGGAGCGGCCCCTGGAGCGACAG TTCGGAGGAGTGGAACAAGGTGAgcaagagcgagagagagaagctggGCGTCACCGTGCAGGACGACGGCGAGTTCTG GATGACGTTTGACGACTTCTGCCAGTACTTCACCGACCTCATCCTGTGTCGCCTCATTAACACTTCCTACCTGAGCATCCACAAAAcctgggaggaggaggtgatgaggGGATCCTGGGTCCACCGGCAGGATCCTCTCCGCAACCGGTCGGGCGGTTGCATCAATCACAAAGCTACCTTCCTGCAGAACCCTCAG TACGTGTTTGATGTGAAGAAGGTGGAGGACGAGGTGCTGATCTgcttgcagcaaaaagaaaagagagccaCACCCAAAGAGGGCAAAGGGGAAAACCTGGCTATAGGCTTTGATATTCACCGG TGGCAttttctcatcttgcaggtggAGCTAAATCGGAAGTACCGTATGCACTCAGCCCAGCAGAAAGTAGCGGGCTCCATCTACATCAACTCGCGCTGCGTCTTCCTCAGGAAGGAGCTGAAGGAGGGCCGCTACGTCATCATCCCCACAACCTTTGACCCGGCGCAGCAGGGCGACTTCCTGCTGCGTGTTTTTACTGATGTGCCTTCAGACTGCAA AGAGCTGACTCTAGACGAGCCTCCTCAGACATGTTGGACAGGGATGTGTGGCTACCCTCAGCTGGTCACTCAGGTCCATGTACTGAACGCTGAGGGTCTGCAGGGACAGGACTCCAACGGAG cTGTCAATCCCTACGTGATCATCACCTGTGAAGGAGAGAGGGTTCGTTCGCCAGTTCATAAGGACATGCGGTGCCCAAACTTCGACATCAAAGGCCTGTTTTATCGCAAGAAACCCAAAGAGGGCATCCACATCGAG ATCTACAACAGGAACATGATCGTGGACACCTTCCTGGGTCAGGTGATCCTGTTCAGCGACCCCAACGAGCGGCAGGAGCAGCACACGCTTCACCTCCGCGACAAGGGCAACCGCCAGGACAACGACCTCCCGGGCACGCTCACTGTGCGCCTCATCACCTCCACCACGCTCACCAACATCTGA
- the LOC122760175 gene encoding calpain-5-like isoform X2, whose product MFTSVKAFEGQQYSTLKRQCLQSGLLFEDPRFPATDDSLFYQGNRIGRVVWKRPRELCEDPHLFVDGISAHDLHQGQLGNCWFVAACSSLASRESLWQKVIPDWKEQEWDTEKPDSYAGIFHFRFWRFGEWVDVVIDDRLPTVDNQLVYCHSNDSNEFWSALVEKAYAKVYGCYEALDGGNTADALVDFTGGVSEPVDLLEGQMATDEAARNQLFERVLKVHNRDGLISCSIRATTIEDMEARLDCGLVKGHAYAVTDVRKVRLGHGLLAFFKSEKLHMIRMRNPWGEKEWSGPWSDSSEEWNKVSKSEREKLGVTVQDDGEFWMTFDDFCQYFTDLILCRLINTSYLSIHKTWEEEVMRGSWVHRQDPLRNRSGGCINHKATFLQNPQYVFDVKKVEDEVLICLQQKEKRATPKEGKGENLAIGFDIHRVELNRKYRMHSAQQKVAGSIYINSRCVFLRKELKEGRYVIIPTTFDPAQQGDFLLRVFTDVPSDCKELTLDEPPQTCWTGMCGYPQLVTQVHVLNAEGLQGQDSNGAVNPYVIITCEGERVRSPVHKDMRCPNFDIKGLFYRKKPKEGIHIEIYNRNMIVDTFLGQVILFSDPNERQEQHTLHLRDKGNRQDNDLPGTLTVRLITSTTLTNI is encoded by the exons ATGTTCACGTCAGTGAAGGCCTTCGAGGGGCAGCAGTACTCCACCCTGAAGAGGCAGTGCTTGCAGAGTGGCCTCCTCTTTGAGGACCCCCGTTTCCCCGCTACTGACGACTCGCTGTTCTACCAGGGCAACAGGATTGGACGCGTGGTGTGGAAGAGACCTCGG GAGCTGTGTGAGGACCCTCACCTATTTGTCGATGGCATCAGTGCGCACGATTTGCACCAGGGACAGCTAGGTAACTGCTGGTTCGTGGCGGCGTGTTCCAGTTTGgcctccagagagtcactgtgGCAAAaa GTCATTCCAGACTGGAAGGAGCAGGAGTGGGATACGGAGAAGCCAGACTCGTACGCAGGGATTTTCCACTTCCGCTTCTGGCGCTTTGGTGAGTGGGTGGATGTGGTGATTGACGACCGGTTACCAACGGTGGACAACCAGCTGGTGTACTGCCACTCCAACGACAGCAATGAGTTCTGGAGTGCCCTGGTGGAGAAGGCCTACGCCAA GGTTTACGGCTGCTACGAGGCTCTGGACGGAGGGAACACGGCCGACGCACTGGTCGACTTCACTGGCGGTGTCTCGGAGCCTGTGGACCTGCTGGAGGGTCAGATGGCCACGGATGAAGCCGCCCGCAACCAACTTTTTGAACGAGTTCTCAAAGTACACAACAGAGATGGACTCATCAGCTGCTCCATCAGG GCGACGACAATAGAGGACATGGAGGCTCGGCTGGACTGTGGCCTGGTGAAAGGCCACGCTTATGCCGTAACGGACGTACGGAAAGTGAGGCTAGGTCACGGACTGCTGGCCTTTTTCAAATCAGAGAAGCTGCACATGATCCGCATGCGGAACCCGTGGGGAGAGAAGGAGTGGAGCGGCCCCTGGAGCGACAG TTCGGAGGAGTGGAACAAGGTGAgcaagagcgagagagagaagctggGCGTCACCGTGCAGGACGACGGCGAGTTCTG GATGACGTTTGACGACTTCTGCCAGTACTTCACCGACCTCATCCTGTGTCGCCTCATTAACACTTCCTACCTGAGCATCCACAAAAcctgggaggaggaggtgatgaggGGATCCTGGGTCCACCGGCAGGATCCTCTCCGCAACCGGTCGGGCGGTTGCATCAATCACAAAGCTACCTTCCTGCAGAACCCTCAG TACGTGTTTGATGTGAAGAAGGTGGAGGACGAGGTGCTGATCTgcttgcagcaaaaagaaaagagagccaCACCCAAAGAGGGCAAAGGGGAAAACCTGGCTATAGGCTTTGATATTCACCGG gtggAGCTAAATCGGAAGTACCGTATGCACTCAGCCCAGCAGAAAGTAGCGGGCTCCATCTACATCAACTCGCGCTGCGTCTTCCTCAGGAAGGAGCTGAAGGAGGGCCGCTACGTCATCATCCCCACAACCTTTGACCCGGCGCAGCAGGGCGACTTCCTGCTGCGTGTTTTTACTGATGTGCCTTCAGACTGCAA AGAGCTGACTCTAGACGAGCCTCCTCAGACATGTTGGACAGGGATGTGTGGCTACCCTCAGCTGGTCACTCAGGTCCATGTACTGAACGCTGAGGGTCTGCAGGGACAGGACTCCAACGGAG cTGTCAATCCCTACGTGATCATCACCTGTGAAGGAGAGAGGGTTCGTTCGCCAGTTCATAAGGACATGCGGTGCCCAAACTTCGACATCAAAGGCCTGTTTTATCGCAAGAAACCCAAAGAGGGCATCCACATCGAG ATCTACAACAGGAACATGATCGTGGACACCTTCCTGGGTCAGGTGATCCTGTTCAGCGACCCCAACGAGCGGCAGGAGCAGCACACGCTTCACCTCCGCGACAAGGGCAACCGCCAGGACAACGACCTCCCGGGCACGCTCACTGTGCGCCTCATCACCTCCACCACGCTCACCAACATCTGA